In Microbacterium enclense, one genomic interval encodes:
- the obgE gene encoding GTPase ObgE: MVTFVDRVTLHLRAGKGGNGCVSVRREKFKPLAGPDGGNGGNGGDVVLVADPQVTTLLSYHHSPHRSAGNGGFGMGDHRSGAEGEDQELPVPLGTVVKNPDGSVLVDMLTPGMRFVVAPGGLGGLGNASLASPKRKAPGFALLGTPGWEGDVVLELKTVADVALVGFPSAGKSSLIAAVSAARPKIADYPFTTLHPNLGVVQSGDVRFTIADVPGLIEGASEGKGLGLEFLRHVERCTALVHVLDCATLDPGRDPLSDLDVILAELGAYPVPEGQTPLLERPQLVALNKIDVPEARELADFVRPDLEARGFRVFEISTVSRAGLRELTFALADVVEQHRIATIEDAPAERIVIRPQGSKKDFEIKVEGGTYGPVYRILGDKPVKWVQQTDFQNEEAVGYLADRLARLGVEDGLFRAGAVAGATVVIGPGDGIVFDWEPTLTSAAELMTAPRGTDPRLVQNPRRTSSERRERYHERMDAKAEARAELENERRAARAAGITPDGDSSSFLSEDEDR; the protein is encoded by the coding sequence ATGGTCACCTTCGTCGACCGCGTCACTCTGCACCTGCGTGCGGGCAAGGGCGGCAACGGCTGCGTGTCGGTGCGCCGCGAGAAGTTCAAGCCGCTGGCCGGTCCCGACGGGGGCAACGGCGGCAACGGCGGCGACGTCGTGCTCGTCGCGGACCCGCAGGTGACCACGCTGCTGTCGTACCACCACTCTCCCCATCGTTCGGCCGGGAACGGCGGGTTCGGCATGGGCGACCACCGCTCGGGCGCGGAGGGCGAAGACCAGGAGCTCCCCGTTCCGCTCGGGACCGTCGTGAAGAACCCCGACGGCTCGGTCCTCGTCGACATGCTCACCCCCGGAATGCGATTCGTCGTCGCCCCGGGCGGTCTCGGCGGTCTCGGCAACGCCTCTCTCGCCTCGCCCAAGCGCAAGGCTCCCGGGTTCGCACTGCTCGGCACTCCCGGGTGGGAGGGCGATGTCGTCCTCGAGCTGAAGACGGTCGCCGACGTCGCCCTCGTCGGCTTCCCCTCGGCGGGCAAGTCGAGTCTGATCGCCGCGGTCTCGGCAGCGCGCCCCAAGATCGCCGATTACCCCTTCACGACCCTGCACCCCAACCTCGGCGTGGTCCAGTCCGGCGACGTGCGCTTCACCATCGCCGACGTCCCCGGCCTCATCGAGGGTGCCAGCGAGGGCAAGGGCCTCGGCCTGGAGTTCCTCCGCCACGTGGAGCGGTGCACCGCTCTCGTCCACGTCCTGGACTGCGCCACCCTCGACCCGGGCCGCGATCCCCTCAGCGACCTCGACGTCATCCTCGCCGAACTCGGCGCGTACCCGGTCCCCGAAGGGCAGACCCCTCTGCTCGAGCGTCCGCAGCTCGTCGCGCTGAACAAGATCGATGTCCCCGAGGCCCGCGAGCTCGCCGACTTCGTGCGACCCGATCTCGAGGCTCGCGGGTTCCGCGTGTTCGAGATCTCGACGGTCAGCCGCGCGGGTCTGCGCGAACTCACGTTCGCCCTCGCCGACGTCGTCGAGCAGCACCGCATCGCGACGATCGAGGACGCCCCCGCCGAGCGCATCGTCATCCGTCCGCAGGGCTCGAAGAAGGACTTCGAGATCAAGGTCGAGGGCGGCACCTATGGTCCCGTCTACCGCATCCTCGGCGACAAGCCGGTCAAGTGGGTGCAGCAGACCGACTTCCAGAACGAGGAGGCGGTGGGCTATCTCGCCGACCGTCTGGCGCGTCTCGGCGTCGAGGACGGTCTGTTCCGGGCCGGAGCTGTCGCCGGCGCGACCGTCGTCATCGGCCCCGGCGACGGCATCGTCTTCGACTGGGAGCCCACGCTCACCTCGGCCGCGGAGCTCATGACCGCTCCGCGCGGTACCGACCCGCGTCTCGTGCAGAATCCGCGTCGCACGTCGTCCGAGCGTCGCGAGCGCTATCACGAGCGGATGGATGCCAAGGCCGAGGCCCGTGCCGAACTCGAGAACGAGCGTCGCGCGGCGCGTGCCGCGGGGATCACGCCCGACGGTGACTCGTCGTCCTTCTTGAGCGAGGATGAGGATCGGTGA
- the proB gene encoding glutamate 5-kinase has product MTAASRAAIPRASRVVVKVGSSSISGDGAHRIDTIVEALSRAHAAGVEVVLVSSGAIATALPLLDLEGRPNDLATQQAAAAVGQNVLMWRYQTSLDRFGLLAGQVLLTAGDLENTTPRSNARRAMERLLGLGILPIVNENDTVATHEIRFGDNDRLAALVAQLIGADALVLLSDIACLYTAPPNEPGARPITDVAWGDDLSEFEFGAGVVNGVGTGGAATKASAAKLASAAGVGVLVTSADLVAEALSGQSVGTWFAPNPDAVTLSTGPVGAVVAAVD; this is encoded by the coding sequence GTGACGGCCGCAAGTCGCGCCGCCATCCCGCGCGCGTCGCGCGTCGTCGTGAAGGTCGGATCGTCATCGATCAGCGGTGACGGAGCCCACCGGATCGACACGATCGTCGAGGCACTCTCCCGCGCTCATGCCGCAGGCGTCGAGGTGGTGCTGGTCTCGTCCGGCGCGATCGCGACGGCGCTCCCGCTGCTCGATCTGGAGGGTCGTCCGAACGACCTCGCAACGCAGCAGGCGGCCGCGGCCGTCGGGCAGAACGTCCTGATGTGGCGCTACCAGACCTCTCTCGATCGTTTCGGGCTCCTCGCCGGACAGGTGCTGCTCACCGCGGGCGATCTCGAGAACACCACACCCCGGTCGAATGCCCGTCGAGCCATGGAGCGACTCCTGGGTCTCGGCATCCTGCCCATCGTCAACGAGAACGACACGGTCGCGACCCACGAGATCCGCTTCGGCGACAACGACCGGCTCGCCGCCCTCGTGGCGCAGCTGATCGGCGCCGACGCGCTCGTCCTGCTCAGTGACATCGCCTGCCTGTACACGGCGCCCCCGAACGAGCCCGGCGCCCGGCCCATCACGGACGTGGCGTGGGGCGACGACCTTTCGGAGTTCGAGTTCGGCGCGGGTGTCGTCAACGGTGTCGGCACCGGGGGAGCGGCGACCAAGGCATCGGCCGCCAAGCTCGCCTCGGCCGCCGGGGTGGGGGTCCTCGTCACGAGTGCCGACCTCGTCGCGGAGGCGCTCTCCGGACAGTCTGTCGGCACCTGGTTCGCTCCGAATCCGGATGCCGTGACCCTCTCGACCGGCCCGGTGGGGGCCGTCGTCGCGGCGGTAGACTGA